A stretch of the Tolypothrix sp. NIES-4075 genome encodes the following:
- a CDS encoding GNAT family N-acetyltransferase, whose translation MNLLLPGYNIRRGSTLDRALLVKFMQRTYQDMFPGEDFSHLVRTVEQYFSNDTPLWWVDFVGLLGDKEDKEDKGDKGDKETKRQGDKKEFAPSSPPLPPSSSPVACLWVGNSIDQVRGDRHAHIFLLYVLSEHRRRGIGKALMQYVENWAFIRGDRQIGLQVFKSNQPALNLYNQLGYQTQSLWMVKSLDYKKT comes from the coding sequence TTGAACTTGTTATTACCTGGGTATAATATTCGCCGTGGCTCAACTTTAGATCGAGCGCTGCTGGTTAAGTTCATGCAGCGAACTTATCAGGATATGTTTCCCGGTGAGGATTTTTCCCACCTAGTGCGAACAGTCGAGCAATATTTCTCCAACGATACACCTCTGTGGTGGGTGGATTTTGTCGGACTCCTTGGAGACAAGGAGGACAAGGAGGACAAGGGAGACAAGGGAGACAAGGAGACAAAAAGACAAGGAGACAAAAAAGAATTTGCTCCCTCATCTCCCCCCCTGCCCCCCTCCTCATCCCCCGTCGCTTGTCTCTGGGTGGGAAATTCCATAGATCAAGTCAGAGGCGATCGCCATGCTCATATCTTTTTGCTGTATGTTCTAAGCGAACATCGGCGACGCGGTATTGGTAAAGCTTTGATGCAATATGTAGAAAATTGGGCGTTCATTAGAGGCGATCGCCAAATTGGTTTGCAAGTCTTTAAATCAAATCAACCCGCATTAAATCTTTACAATCAATTAGGTTATCAAACCCAGTCTCTATGGATGGTAAAATCTCTAGATTATAAGAAAACTTAA
- a CDS encoding ABC transporter permease: MGNQVVVFVGTFILFVTGLLLGYVLSQLVLGFLPFNLLTFLGTLSLILIFGTLYYVLFWQFRRQDSSFSAQEIPNWVDDSTGGSQNRMKNRLVSLLSGDTAAADRLIEQAKQNYPGMPEDWYWERAIADLERDRR; the protein is encoded by the coding sequence ATGGGAAACCAAGTAGTCGTTTTTGTCGGCACATTTATTCTCTTCGTTACCGGTTTATTACTTGGCTATGTTCTGTCTCAGTTAGTTTTAGGATTTCTGCCGTTTAACCTCCTAACTTTTTTAGGAACACTCAGCCTGATTTTAATTTTTGGTACACTTTATTACGTTTTATTTTGGCAGTTCCGCCGACAAGATTCTTCCTTCTCTGCCCAAGAGATACCCAATTGGGTAGACGATAGTACAGGTGGCTCTCAAAACCGCATGAAAAACAGGCTTGTTTCTTTATTATCAGGAGACACCGCCGCCGCCGATCGCTTAATTGAACAAGCAAAGCAGAATTATCCAGGAATGCCCGAAGATTGGTATTGGGAAAGAGCGATCGCCGATTTAGAACGCGATCGGCGTTAA